In the Flavisolibacter tropicus genome, one interval contains:
- a CDS encoding Eco57I restriction-modification methylase domain-containing protein: protein MNYSAINIQGNILSSEVLEKIRTEDIRFQNAKDFGLDPQASVRDEISLAWSLALSHWKAFKQKRDKLFTTDTGTTETRNYWMKPLMGILGYELSAATAEIINGKSYAISFRATNLGNYPVHVVGINQSLDARAESGGPRLSPHALAQEYLNNQEHMYALVSNGKFLRLLRDATRLSRLSYIEFNLEQMMEESLYAEFALLYRVLHASRMPQKMDAGPDSILEFYHQEALASGSRIRERLSIAVETSIKELANGFLHHTANESLRTAIANHLDAKDYYLYNLRIIYRVLFLMVIEERKLIFPAERNEKLEQQRAIYYNYYSVQRLSKLVEKTVYVDPKKTDLWQSLVTCFALFEHSKYSAQLGIAPLGSGLFAPDALGIMGKQMLDNETVLKVLRNLVTFESETGQRVRVNYADLDVEEFGSVYEGLLEYEPQLVDLGGEPHFIFKEGNERSKSGSHYTPEELVKPLIQHSLDHLIVDKLKEKDPEAALLSLKVCDVACGSGHILLSAARRIGFELAKLRSKEDQPSPTVLRLAIRDVINNCIYGVDQNPLAVELCKVAMWLEAHNPGEPLNFLDHHIKCGDAIIGLAHREELERGIADEAFKTLPGDDKGIAAAYLRRNKAERKQKEQTELGFGVDVNAEVEAIIEQYNLFKKLPERTPDEVANKEKQYRKFEHDYHRIRLRQLADAQIAQFFITKTDSNKHYLITDTEYRSFLRQVNKHLGILQSSKLAKAEQVSNDKRFFHWFLEFPEVFEQGGFDCILGNPPFLGGQKLSGTFGDNYLECIKKQFEPIGAVDLVTYFFRRIFSIINNNGFQSLISTNTISQGKAREDGLDIIVKSGGKINHAVRSMKWPGQAAVEVSLVTITKKSWKGELFLSSRRVTTITPYLDDSETIGNPFTLIKNQGKSFQGSIVLGKGFLLEPDEASNLINQDQTNKEVLMPYLSGEDLNNSPDQSASRWVINYFDWTEEKAQEYEACYSIVEKLVKPERQRWAKDKDGNEIVGEYALRKPLPEKWWIYGEKRPALYSALKPMQRVLVVAQVSKTLGFVFVPTNQVISMMCIALTFESNLWLSYLQSTIHKEWVHKYASALKSDIRYTPSDVFETFPFPQKELITIGEVLENIGRQYDEHRRQLMLSMQLGLTKTYNAFHAQEVHYKVTSNELKSLTKKDIEKKYGKEVWNLWNHLHNSLGTCTLEEAIINIEKLRELHVQMDNSVLDAYGWSDIQLRHDFYEVDYLPENDRVRFTIHPDARKEVLKRLLELNHKIHEEEVKAGLWDKKKSKKKAKEIEGQEELF, encoded by the coding sequence ATGAATTATTCTGCTATCAACATACAAGGCAATATCCTCAGTAGCGAGGTGTTGGAAAAGATCCGTACCGAAGATATTCGCTTTCAAAACGCCAAAGACTTTGGCCTTGATCCCCAAGCATCTGTGCGTGATGAGATCAGTTTGGCTTGGTCGCTGGCCCTTTCGCACTGGAAGGCCTTTAAGCAAAAAAGAGATAAACTCTTTACAACGGATACCGGTACAACGGAAACCCGCAACTATTGGATGAAACCCCTGATGGGTATTCTTGGGTATGAATTATCGGCTGCCACTGCGGAAATCATTAATGGAAAAAGCTACGCTATTTCCTTCCGTGCTACTAACCTGGGGAACTATCCCGTACATGTGGTAGGTATCAACCAGTCACTGGATGCCAGGGCAGAGTCTGGCGGGCCCCGCCTTTCTCCGCATGCGCTGGCGCAAGAATACCTTAATAACCAAGAGCACATGTATGCCTTAGTAAGCAATGGTAAGTTTTTGCGTCTGTTGCGCGATGCTACCCGGCTTAGCCGCTTAAGCTATATTGAGTTTAACCTGGAGCAAATGATGGAGGAAAGCCTCTATGCTGAATTTGCTTTGCTATACCGCGTATTGCATGCCAGCCGCATGCCACAAAAGATGGATGCGGGCCCGGATAGTATATTGGAGTTTTACCATCAGGAAGCCTTGGCTTCGGGATCACGTATTAGGGAGCGATTGAGCATAGCGGTAGAAACATCTATAAAAGAACTGGCAAATGGATTCCTGCATCATACTGCTAATGAAAGCCTGCGTACAGCAATAGCCAATCATTTAGATGCTAAAGACTATTACCTATACAACCTGCGTATTATTTACCGGGTGCTCTTTTTAATGGTGATCGAAGAGCGTAAGCTCATTTTTCCGGCAGAGCGTAATGAAAAGCTGGAACAGCAAAGGGCTATTTATTATAACTACTATAGCGTACAGCGCTTAAGCAAGCTAGTGGAAAAAACAGTTTATGTAGATCCTAAGAAAACAGATTTATGGCAGTCGTTGGTAACCTGCTTTGCTTTATTTGAGCACAGTAAGTACAGCGCACAACTTGGCATTGCACCACTTGGCTCGGGATTGTTTGCACCAGATGCGTTAGGTATTATGGGCAAGCAGATGCTGGACAATGAAACGGTACTAAAAGTCCTGCGCAATCTTGTAACCTTTGAAAGTGAAACAGGCCAGCGTGTACGCGTAAACTATGCTGATCTAGATGTAGAAGAGTTTGGTTCGGTATACGAAGGGTTGTTGGAGTATGAACCACAGCTAGTAGATTTAGGAGGAGAGCCACATTTTATATTTAAAGAAGGAAATGAACGTAGCAAAAGCGGTAGCCATTATACACCAGAAGAATTGGTAAAGCCACTAATCCAACACTCGTTGGATCACTTAATTGTAGACAAGTTGAAGGAGAAAGATCCAGAAGCGGCCTTACTCTCTTTGAAGGTTTGCGATGTAGCTTGTGGTAGTGGTCATATTTTGCTTTCTGCTGCTAGACGCATTGGCTTTGAATTAGCCAAGCTACGCAGTAAGGAAGATCAACCTTCGCCAACAGTATTGAGGCTAGCCATAAGAGATGTGATAAATAACTGTATATATGGGGTTGATCAGAATCCATTGGCAGTAGAGCTATGTAAAGTAGCAATGTGGCTGGAAGCTCATAATCCTGGTGAACCACTTAACTTTTTGGATCATCACATTAAATGTGGGGATGCTATTATAGGTTTAGCGCACAGGGAGGAGCTAGAAAGAGGTATTGCTGATGAGGCCTTTAAAACATTGCCTGGTGATGATAAGGGGATCGCAGCTGCCTATTTGAGACGTAACAAAGCTGAACGCAAACAAAAGGAACAGACAGAGCTAGGTTTTGGTGTAGATGTTAACGCCGAAGTCGAGGCGATCATTGAACAATATAATTTGTTTAAAAAATTACCTGAACGTACACCAGATGAAGTCGCAAACAAAGAAAAACAATATCGAAAGTTTGAGCATGATTATCATAGGATACGATTACGTCAACTAGCAGATGCACAAATAGCACAGTTCTTTATTACTAAAACAGATAGTAATAAACATTATTTAATAACGGATACTGAATATCGCAGCTTCTTACGACAAGTAAACAAACATTTAGGAATATTACAAAGTTCTAAGCTGGCAAAAGCTGAGCAAGTATCTAATGATAAGAGGTTTTTTCATTGGTTTTTAGAGTTCCCGGAAGTATTTGAACAAGGTGGGTTTGATTGCATTTTAGGAAATCCTCCATTTTTAGGTGGCCAGAAGTTGTCTGGAACATTCGGAGATAATTATTTAGAATGTATAAAAAAACAGTTTGAGCCTATTGGTGCGGTTGATTTAGTTACATATTTCTTCAGAAGGATATTCTCAATAATAAATAATAATGGTTTTCAATCGTTGATTTCAACAAATACCATAAGTCAGGGAAAGGCTCGCGAAGATGGTTTAGATATAATTGTAAAAAGTGGAGGTAAAATTAACCATGCTGTTAGAAGTATGAAATGGCCTGGGCAGGCGGCTGTTGAAGTTTCATTGGTCACTATCACTAAAAAATCTTGGAAAGGCGAACTTTTTCTTTCAAGTAGACGAGTAACTACTATTACACCTTATTTAGATGATTCAGAAACAATTGGTAATCCCTTCACCCTAATTAAAAATCAAGGAAAAAGTTTCCAAGGGAGTATAGTTCTTGGGAAAGGGTTTTTATTAGAGCCAGATGAAGCGAGCAATCTTATTAATCAGGATCAGACTAATAAGGAGGTATTAATGCCTTATTTAAGCGGTGAGGATTTGAACAATAGTCCAGATCAAAGCGCGAGTCGATGGGTAATTAATTATTTTGATTGGACGGAAGAAAAAGCTCAAGAATATGAAGCCTGTTATAGTATTGTTGAGAAGTTAGTTAAGCCAGAAAGACAACGCTGGGCAAAAGATAAAGATGGAAATGAAATTGTTGGGGAGTATGCATTGAGGAAGCCCCTTCCTGAAAAATGGTGGATTTATGGTGAGAAAAGACCCGCTCTTTATAGTGCTTTGAAACCAATGCAAAGGGTTTTGGTAGTAGCACAAGTAAGCAAAACTCTTGGATTTGTGTTTGTTCCTACCAATCAAGTCATATCAATGATGTGTATAGCTCTAACTTTTGAGAGCAACTTATGGCTTTCTTATCTGCAGTCAACTATACATAAGGAGTGGGTACATAAATATGCTTCGGCTTTGAAGTCAGATATAAGATATACACCTTCTGATGTATTTGAAACATTCCCGTTCCCTCAAAAAGAACTAATTACAATAGGGGAAGTTTTAGAAAATATTGGGCGACAGTATGATGAACATCGTCGTCAACTTATGTTATCTATGCAATTGGGGCTGACTAAAACTTATAATGCTTTTCATGCACAGGAGGTTCATTATAAGGTCACATCTAATGAATTGAAGTCTTTGACTAAAAAGGATATAGAAAAAAAGTACGGCAAAGAAGTGTGGAATCTTTGGAATCATTTGCACAATTCATTAGGCACTTGCACACTAGAAGAAGCGATCATTAATATAGAAAAACTTCGTGAATTACATGTGCAAATGGACAATTCCGTACTGGATGCCTATGGCTGGAGTGATATACAGCTTCGCCATGACTTCTATGAAGTGGATTATCTACCTGAAAATGATCGCGTTCGCTTTACTATCCACCCTGATGCCCGCAAAGAAGTGTTAAAGCGGTTGCTTGAGCTAAACCATAAAATACATGAAGAGGAAGTAAAGGCAGGGTTATGGGATAAGAAGAAATCAAAAAAGAAGGCGAAAGAAATAGAAGGGCAGGAAGAACTATTTTAA
- a CDS encoding AAA domain-containing protein, translating into MEIKNIKQYRSFYKTTRPVSTSLEEDFIGNYYIEEATSEKNFGWFTMYHGDRDGFSTPEAGIKNFLQSFLDMAKDGQAVYEFLQNAVDAGSTHYTMVWGKDEIDGNYYLLVANNGEMFSPNSIRSILNVGSSTKSADSRTIGKFGIGFKLAHRLVGKDNGLHELINESSGPLLFSWKNYELAKLAAGSNPIPKELSIAKNEKGEILIKDENPWLFKILITCFPCLPENPLIQDLPKMVTGEKAQLSPFSKSEYEVLSRWVKNNSHILNKEVYNEGSLFFIKLGTGKETELAEKNLKGGVRFALAILRETADVEMRKDKVLRTVQLNNEDPITYPDLKFIKLTVDKETEKDTYAYVRFGVQNFEELTEEQRKEIKEEANIEALFGFRRHNEIHDYFQGAPNLYLYFPLSEEVHNFNYILHSNAFYKGSSRTFLHKGSSKEDGINERLLKTIVEKIDSELNRLSTSTIPDERELFLDFYAALLTSGSSLNQDRKWIEDPYINQIDKVIKKYIPIKSSNGSTDFEITDNPESVFIKKTNVDIDTDEWGLKDVNWFYWGEDAEPSIRINADLKLGVQGFAIYNLLTSNDTISTHLNNWIGNDHAKAKAILSEIKFLDGELIKDQTFKKNLFATKLLKFNNEEILAITEFQEKEKDGYFIIFNKLNDIRDLLQKLGLFYTKDNFDDYNFNPKYFGFFANESQVKSYTILTKLFSQVVDDDQLAKLTIGEKHRIFEAFRTLNDSPGDRMGELKLFRNNNNVHVRFKNLYAKSTAPWLQKFCINSSEDNASYKSYLLDKPESLYQGIILPFWDQIANYIASNHKMAKEVLESIIDAYEKSTWQEKSNFLLHNSKLAIFNAEVLESEKIYYNNDLLNLTDEDFKNIQLSVLKYFDCHIPDKYVLPYLDKLPLSYTPYSIQLDIEETVSSLEEINDLLLFSKVCNLDFFASNHISLSDGKYYVSSSGKVQIATSKPAVKKYIKTYYSDDFILIPNSFESYKSQIELSGSKLISHLIDIFSEDDNLEQELDLVEIVLPERFDDKKELLQKLTYTTLDANWQEVRENELYIKLLKEVVEGDISSEELSQIHNKIVINKDDQQIIIGDIDSAHDSIKVFREDKEIILSQSQILNLESAENIKLIQAFHDEAKKRDLISQTSADKLFKLSDVGITDELVSRFTANLSDNQLVNSHQLLFVLLSGRFEKENFKDYKLKSHNDEWYTIEKPIIIFSEENQSYIHGSYLLNREYNDLQSLLQLNDLEVFNYGEGEDDIIAPRFLFVKGCNPEILDNEAEISDKLNYLYKGWINLSQQAKEYKRNQDWEDYLGLSPNEYVLNGICLESECLPEEFILWHNKVKRKDDFFIALGIHVNDSPLQKLRRYLLGEISDLPDTVKVEAFSNKLLLNSLNGAAGAFIPLAGKYIVYQSDRDKDRLELIQKVVNDLACSDLGEFPVIVYDTTDTFRILDSSIEDIYTINEDLHARLTLYGENKLNKVYQSYSVLRMSSSVDEAVVNSSTELEFDRTFIINETSEEHDEPFYHQWKEENDIELLKERELFYDVSISTEDDIMIMVGRVDEGSFYVEEGEKVTTIHYLQSISLEDLRDQLEDDYEHLSEAVENLIHRRNIMLASFYNTLNAAGKGEVNTAHLEALKSAFQEENLKQERKELIEDIKSNDDYSYAWFDSYLKFLLTFETKQDNTRQKTISFQEIKRYAINGEISNKYFLLCGASSLIPVNIEDFEDFRITLIIKNRQNENVFVEGVSKKGQDLLIYCREPLSQSTIGLFKDVIQVKISFSPVIDLLQRLYSAFSNRYYLNVWEEIKDVLPGLHFIYGPPGTGKTTSLCCSIIDGVSEKYNAKYLLLTPTNKAADVLCKKLLLPSDNDRDIVRGKLDSLEKAGKSISIIRVGKPTDPELEVLEDGVYSDSIDMKQLDYAHIIASTIHRIPYFEVMDDENDESYRLFELKDHWDYVIFDESSMINLPYLVFAILSIHNFNPNAKFIVAGDPKQIPPVVDVNDKDLEELDLQDENVYTMMGISSFKSSEQNLRSVDRITNLETQYRSVKQIGQLFSSLSYGEQLKHDRENKNNKAKTLPSNFAKLINKNVTFIDVPLNADNSIFKISKLLYSSYHTYSAIFVAELLKYLDSLLDEKENWSVGLIAPYKAQAVLLNKLVTSYGLSDKLKVYADTVHGFQGDECDIVFFISNPNNYHYTGHPKCLLSKEYIYNVAISRARDYLVILHPFETIKGNHFIQSICSSYHKHFENPLIRKCSEFEKHIFGQKDFIEKNSYITGHDNVNVFGQIEMKYFIKANEGAIDIQLRKFND; encoded by the coding sequence ATGGAAATCAAAAACATTAAACAGTATCGGAGCTTTTATAAAACAACGCGTCCAGTTTCTACTTCACTGGAAGAAGACTTTATAGGTAACTACTATATTGAAGAAGCCACTAGTGAAAAGAACTTTGGTTGGTTTACCATGTATCATGGGGATAGAGATGGCTTTAGCACTCCTGAAGCAGGTATTAAAAACTTTTTGCAAAGTTTCTTGGATATGGCTAAGGATGGACAAGCTGTTTATGAATTTCTGCAAAATGCTGTAGATGCCGGCAGTACCCATTATACTATGGTTTGGGGCAAAGATGAAATAGATGGTAATTACTATTTGCTTGTTGCTAATAACGGTGAAATGTTTAGCCCGAATAGCATTCGTTCTATACTAAATGTTGGTTCATCTACTAAAAGTGCCGACAGTAGAACCATTGGTAAGTTTGGAATTGGCTTCAAGCTAGCACATAGATTAGTGGGTAAAGACAATGGTCTGCACGAGTTGATCAATGAAAGCTCAGGCCCCTTGTTGTTTAGTTGGAAAAATTATGAGTTAGCAAAGTTGGCAGCGGGCTCTAATCCAATTCCAAAAGAATTGAGCATAGCTAAAAACGAAAAAGGAGAAATTCTTATTAAAGACGAAAATCCCTGGCTTTTTAAGATATTAATCACTTGCTTTCCCTGTTTGCCGGAAAACCCATTAATACAAGACTTACCTAAAATGGTAACTGGCGAAAAAGCGCAACTGTCTCCTTTTAGTAAATCGGAATATGAAGTTTTATCTCGTTGGGTCAAGAACAATAGCCACATTTTAAATAAAGAAGTTTATAATGAGGGGTCTTTATTTTTTATCAAGTTAGGTACTGGTAAGGAAACAGAACTGGCTGAGAAAAATTTAAAAGGGGGAGTAAGGTTTGCTTTAGCCATTCTGAGGGAAACGGCAGATGTAGAGATGAGAAAAGACAAAGTTCTTCGAACTGTACAGTTAAATAACGAAGATCCAATTACTTACCCTGATTTGAAGTTTATAAAGCTTACGGTTGATAAAGAGACGGAAAAAGATACGTATGCATATGTGCGTTTTGGTGTTCAGAATTTTGAAGAACTAACAGAAGAACAAAGGAAAGAAATTAAAGAAGAAGCAAATATTGAAGCGCTGTTTGGATTTAGGAGGCATAATGAAATACATGACTACTTTCAAGGAGCACCTAATTTATACCTCTATTTTCCTTTGTCAGAGGAGGTCCACAATTTTAACTATATACTACATTCTAATGCATTCTATAAAGGCAGCTCTCGTACTTTCCTGCATAAGGGCAGTAGCAAGGAAGACGGTATAAACGAGCGTTTGTTAAAAACTATTGTAGAAAAGATAGATAGTGAACTAAATCGTCTTTCCACTTCTACAATCCCGGATGAAAGAGAATTGTTCCTTGATTTCTATGCTGCGTTGCTAACATCTGGTAGTAGCTTAAACCAGGACAGGAAATGGATCGAAGACCCATATATAAACCAGATAGACAAAGTAATTAAGAAGTATATCCCTATTAAGTCATCAAATGGATCAACTGATTTTGAAATAACTGATAATCCCGAGAGTGTTTTTATAAAGAAAACGAACGTTGATATTGATACTGATGAGTGGGGCTTAAAAGATGTTAATTGGTTTTATTGGGGAGAAGATGCAGAGCCATCAATACGAATTAATGCAGATTTGAAGCTTGGTGTGCAAGGTTTTGCAATTTATAATTTACTTACTTCCAATGACACTATAAGCACTCACTTGAATAATTGGATAGGTAATGATCATGCTAAAGCCAAAGCTATCTTATCGGAAATTAAATTTCTGGATGGCGAGCTAATTAAAGATCAAACGTTCAAAAAAAATCTTTTTGCTACAAAGTTGTTGAAGTTCAATAATGAGGAGATTCTCGCTATAACAGAATTTCAAGAAAAAGAAAAAGATGGGTACTTCATTATCTTTAATAAGCTCAATGATATTCGGGATTTACTACAAAAGCTCGGTTTGTTTTATACGAAAGATAACTTTGATGACTACAATTTCAATCCAAAATATTTCGGTTTTTTCGCTAACGAGTCTCAGGTTAAGAGTTATACGATATTAACAAAGTTGTTCAGTCAAGTAGTCGATGATGATCAGTTGGCAAAGTTGACTATTGGTGAGAAGCATAGAATTTTCGAAGCCTTCAGGACTTTAAATGATTCGCCAGGCGATAGGATGGGAGAACTGAAGTTGTTTAGAAACAACAATAATGTTCATGTACGGTTCAAGAATTTGTATGCCAAGTCTACTGCCCCTTGGTTACAGAAGTTTTGTATCAATAGTTCTGAAGATAATGCTAGTTATAAAAGCTACCTTCTTGACAAGCCAGAGTCGTTATACCAAGGCATTATACTACCATTTTGGGATCAGATAGCTAATTACATAGCTTCTAATCATAAAATGGCCAAAGAAGTTTTAGAATCTATTATTGATGCATATGAGAAAAGTACTTGGCAAGAAAAGTCAAATTTTCTACTTCATAATTCTAAACTGGCAATATTTAACGCTGAGGTCCTTGAATCAGAAAAGATATACTACAATAATGACTTGCTAAATCTTACTGATGAAGATTTTAAAAATATTCAATTATCAGTACTTAAATATTTTGATTGCCATATACCGGATAAGTATGTATTGCCTTATCTGGATAAGTTACCTCTTTCTTATACCCCATATAGCATTCAATTAGATATCGAGGAGACAGTTAGCAGCTTAGAAGAGATAAATGATTTATTGCTGTTCTCTAAAGTTTGTAACCTTGACTTTTTTGCATCTAACCATATTAGTCTTTCTGATGGTAAATACTATGTAAGCTCTTCTGGAAAGGTACAAATAGCTACATCCAAACCAGCAGTAAAAAAATATATTAAAACGTATTATTCTGATGATTTTATACTTATACCTAACAGCTTTGAAAGTTATAAATCGCAAATAGAGTTATCGGGTAGCAAATTAATATCTCATTTGATTGACATTTTTAGTGAGGATGATAATCTAGAGCAAGAGTTGGATTTAGTTGAAATTGTTCTACCGGAGCGCTTTGATGATAAAAAGGAATTGCTTCAGAAACTTACATATACAACTTTAGATGCCAATTGGCAGGAGGTAAGAGAAAATGAGCTGTATATAAAACTTTTAAAAGAAGTTGTAGAGGGTGACATCTCTTCAGAAGAACTGTCTCAAATCCATAATAAAATAGTAATTAATAAAGATGACCAACAAATTATAATAGGAGACATAGATAGTGCTCATGACTCAATAAAAGTGTTTAGAGAGGATAAAGAAATAATATTGTCCCAGTCCCAAATCTTGAATCTTGAAAGTGCTGAGAATATTAAGTTAATTCAAGCTTTTCATGATGAAGCTAAAAAGAGGGATTTAATTAGTCAAACAAGTGCAGATAAGCTTTTCAAGTTGTCTGATGTGGGTATTACTGATGAGCTAGTATCTCGGTTTACTGCTAACTTAAGCGATAATCAATTGGTAAACTCACATCAATTGCTCTTTGTTTTATTGTCTGGTAGATTTGAAAAGGAAAATTTTAAGGATTATAAGCTTAAGTCCCATAATGATGAATGGTATACTATAGAGAAACCAATAATAATTTTTTCAGAAGAAAATCAAAGTTATATACATGGCTCTTACTTACTAAATAGAGAATATAATGATTTGCAATCCTTATTACAGCTTAATGATTTGGAAGTGTTTAATTATGGGGAAGGTGAAGATGATATAATAGCTCCCAGATTTTTATTTGTAAAAGGTTGTAATCCTGAAATTTTAGATAATGAAGCCGAAATAAGCGATAAGCTAAATTATCTATATAAAGGTTGGATCAATCTGTCTCAGCAAGCGAAAGAGTATAAAAGAAATCAGGATTGGGAAGATTATCTGGGGTTATCTCCAAATGAGTATGTGCTAAACGGAATCTGTTTGGAAAGTGAATGCTTGCCCGAGGAGTTCATATTGTGGCATAATAAGGTAAAAAGGAAGGATGATTTTTTTATTGCACTTGGTATTCATGTTAATGACAGCCCTCTTCAAAAGCTGAGAAGATACTTATTAGGTGAAATCAGTGATCTGCCTGATACAGTTAAGGTTGAGGCCTTTAGTAATAAGCTGCTACTGAATTCTTTAAATGGTGCCGCAGGTGCTTTTATACCATTAGCCGGGAAGTACATCGTTTATCAATCGGACAGGGATAAAGATCGTTTGGAATTAATTCAAAAAGTCGTCAATGACTTGGCTTGTTCTGACTTGGGGGAATTTCCTGTAATTGTATATGACACAACTGATACCTTTAGAATATTAGATTCAAGCATAGAGGATATATACACAATAAATGAGGACTTACACGCCAGGTTAACGCTGTATGGTGAAAATAAATTAAATAAAGTTTACCAAAGTTATAGTGTACTCCGCATGTCTTCTTCTGTGGATGAAGCAGTGGTAAATAGTAGTACTGAGCTAGAGTTTGATAGAACATTCATTATAAATGAAACTAGCGAAGAACATGACGAGCCATTTTATCATCAATGGAAAGAAGAAAATGATATTGAACTTCTTAAAGAGAGAGAACTTTTTTATGATGTTTCAATATCCACAGAAGATGATATTATGATTATGGTTGGAAGGGTTGATGAAGGCTCTTTTTATGTTGAAGAAGGTGAAAAGGTTACAACAATTCATTATTTACAAAGCATTTCATTAGAAGACTTAAGAGATCAGTTAGAAGATGACTATGAACATCTTTCGGAGGCTGTAGAAAACTTGATACATAGAAGGAACATAATGTTAGCAAGTTTCTATAATACTTTAAATGCTGCTGGCAAAGGTGAAGTCAATACAGCACATTTGGAAGCCCTGAAGTCTGCTTTTCAAGAAGAGAATCTAAAACAAGAAAGAAAGGAGCTTATTGAAGATATAAAGTCAAATGATGATTATTCTTATGCTTGGTTTGATTCATATTTGAAGTTCTTGTTAACATTTGAAACCAAGCAGGATAATACAAGACAAAAAACAATATCATTTCAAGAGATTAAGCGTTATGCTATCAATGGCGAAATTTCAAACAAATACTTTCTGCTATGTGGTGCAAGCTCTCTAATTCCTGTAAACATTGAAGATTTTGAAGATTTTCGAATTACACTGATCATAAAAAACCGCCAAAACGAAAATGTTTTTGTAGAAGGGGTATCAAAAAAAGGTCAAGATCTTTTAATCTATTGTAGAGAGCCTTTATCTCAATCAACAATAGGTCTTTTCAAAGATGTGATCCAGGTTAAGATTAGTTTCTCTCCTGTTATAGATTTATTGCAAAGATTATATAGTGCATTTAGCAATAGATATTATTTAAATGTTTGGGAGGAAATCAAAGATGTATTACCCGGCTTACATTTTATATATGGCCCTCCTGGAACAGGCAAGACTACATCACTTTGTTGTTCTATAATAGATGGTGTAAGCGAAAAGTATAACGCAAAATATCTATTACTAACACCAACAAATAAGGCTGCAGACGTTTTATGCAAGAAGTTATTATTACCATCTGATAATGATAGAGACATTGTAAGGGGTAAATTAGACAGTTTAGAAAAGGCTGGTAAATCTATATCTATTATTAGGGTTGGTAAGCCGACAGATCCTGAATTAGAAGTTCTGGAAGATGGCGTTTATAGCGACTCAATAGATATGAAGCAGTTGGATTATGCCCATATTATTGCTTCTACTATACATCGAATCCCATACTTTGAAGTAATGGACGATGAAAATGATGAGAGTTATAGACTTTTCGAGTTGAAAGATCATTGGGATTATGTGATTTTTGACGAGTCATCAATGATTAATTTACCATACCTGGTTTTTGCAATCCTTTCTATTCACAATTTTAACCCTAATGCTAAGTTCATTGTGGCAGGTGATCCTAAACAAATTCCACCGGTTGTAGATGTAAATGATAAAGATTTAGAAGAATTGGATTTACAAGACGAGAACGTTTATACTATGATGGGTATAAGCAGCTTTAAAAGCTCTGAGCAGAACCTTCGAAGTGTAGATAGAATCACAAACCTGGAAACGCAATATAGAAGTGTTAAGCAAATTGGTCAGCTCTTTAGTTCATTATCATATGGGGAACAATTAAAGCATGATCGGGAGAATAAGAATAATAAAGCTAAAACCCTTCCATCCAATTTCGCAAAATTGATTAATAAGAACGTAACGTTTATAGATGTCCCTTTAAATGCTGATAATTCTATATTTAAAATAAGTAAGCTTTTATATAGCTCATATCATACCTATAGTGCCATCTTTGTCGCAGAGTTACTAAAGTACCTTGACTCACTGTTAGACGAAAAAGAAAATTGGTCAGTTGGGCTGATTGCTCCTTATAAAGCGCAAGCTGTATTGCTAAACAAGTTAGTTACATCATACGGCTTGTCAGATAAACTAAAAGTATATGCTGATACAGTCCATGGTTTCCAAGGGGATGAATGCGATATTGTGTTCTTTATTTCAAATCCAAATAATTATCACTATACAGGGCATCCTAAGTGCCTTTTATCTAAAGAGTATATATACAATGTTGCAATAAGTAGAGCTAGAGATTATTTGGTCATTTTGCATCCTTTCGAAACAATCAAGGGGAATCATTTTATTCAGTCTATATGCTCTAGCTATCACAAGCACTTTGAAAACCCACTTATTAGAAAGTGTTCAGAGTTCGAAAAGCATATTTTCGGACAAAAAGATTTTATTGAGAAGAATAGTTACATAACTGGGCATGATAACGTGAACGTATTTGGGCAAATTGAAATGAAATACTTTATAAAAGCTAATGAAGGAGCAATTGACATTCAGCTAAGAAAGTTTAATGATTGA